A window from Puniceicoccaceae bacterium encodes these proteins:
- the pspF gene encoding phage shock protein operon transcriptional activator gives MLSPTSLPDPIGESTAFLDFQARLSEVAKVDRPVLVIGERGTGKEMAARRIHYLSKRWDENLVTLNCAALSPNLLEDELFGHEAGSYTGANRRRYGRFEAANRGTLFLDEIGQTPAELQSKILRVVEYNSFERVGSSETIEVDVRIIGATNSDLFAMAVEGKFKHDLLDRLSFEVIFVPPLRVREGDILLLANHFAVHMAHEIGRKDIPEFSDEVIEQLETHNWPGNVRELKNVVERAVYRSNDGFIDHIELDPFRSPFAPTPPRSAPLQSSSQTDDPTSPAQPTTPDSTDLSILAKQQLGRRGFREIIQEIEVDLLLTALHRSGYNQRKAADLLDLTYHQWRGLYRKYESQLQSPDA, from the coding sequence ATGCTCTCTCCCACCTCCCTGCCTGATCCCATCGGCGAATCCACAGCTTTTCTCGACTTCCAGGCCCGTTTGAGTGAAGTCGCCAAGGTTGATCGACCGGTACTGGTCATCGGTGAGCGCGGCACGGGCAAGGAAATGGCAGCGCGACGCATTCACTACCTGTCGAAGCGGTGGGATGAAAATCTGGTCACACTCAACTGCGCGGCGCTTTCTCCCAACCTGCTCGAGGATGAACTCTTCGGCCACGAGGCAGGCTCTTATACTGGCGCGAATCGTCGCCGCTACGGACGTTTTGAAGCCGCAAACCGGGGCACCCTCTTTCTCGATGAAATCGGGCAGACTCCGGCTGAACTGCAGAGCAAGATCCTTCGCGTCGTCGAATACAACTCCTTCGAACGCGTCGGCAGTTCTGAAACCATTGAGGTGGATGTTCGCATCATTGGCGCAACCAACTCCGACCTCTTTGCCATGGCTGTGGAGGGAAAATTCAAGCACGACCTGCTTGACCGCCTGTCGTTTGAAGTGATTTTTGTGCCCCCACTTCGCGTTCGGGAGGGGGACATCCTGCTGCTCGCCAATCACTTCGCCGTGCACATGGCCCACGAGATCGGCAGAAAGGATATTCCGGAATTCAGTGATGAGGTGATTGAACAACTGGAAACCCACAATTGGCCGGGAAATGTGCGGGAGCTGAAAAACGTGGTCGAGCGCGCAGTCTACCGCAGTAATGACGGCTTCATTGATCACATTGAACTCGACCCGTTTCGCTCTCCGTTTGCGCCAACTCCCCCGCGATCAGCACCGTTGCAATCCTCCAGCCAGACTGACGATCCCACGTCACCCGCCCAGCCCACCACACCTGACTCCACGGATCTTTCGATTTTGGCAAAGCAACAACTTGGCCGTCGCGGATTTCGTGAAATCATCCAGGAGATAGAGGTGGATCTGCTCCTGACAGCACTGCATCGCTCGGGGTACAACCAGCGCAAAGCAGCTGATCTGCTCGATCTCACCTACCATCAATGGCGCGGCCTCTACCGCAAGTATGAATCTCAACTCCAGTCTCCCGACGCCTGA
- the pspA gene encoding phage shock protein PspA — MSIFTRFSDIISSNINSMLDRAEDPEKMIRLMIREMEDTLVEIKASCAGTMAQVTKSNRELGELKEKADRWDERAELAVSRGKEDLAREALMEKRAVQQRITIVEDDICKLQDIIANYKQDISDLEAKLEQARNKHKVLVQRHTRAQKSHQAQSNIRKVNTKTAMMKFDKFEQRIERMEADADLVNYGVKPSIDDSFSALERDEEIEKQLAALKEKKNPTQN; from the coding sequence ATGAGTATATTCACCCGTTTTTCTGACATCATCAGCTCCAACATCAATTCGATGCTGGATCGTGCAGAGGATCCTGAAAAGATGATCCGTCTCATGATCCGCGAGATGGAGGACACCCTTGTGGAAATCAAGGCATCCTGTGCCGGAACCATGGCGCAGGTGACCAAAAGCAATCGCGAACTGGGCGAACTCAAGGAAAAGGCAGATCGCTGGGACGAGCGCGCCGAGTTGGCCGTCAGCCGTGGCAAGGAAGACCTCGCTCGTGAGGCACTCATGGAAAAACGCGCCGTACAGCAGCGCATCACCATCGTCGAGGACGACATCTGCAAACTGCAGGACATCATTGCAAACTACAAGCAGGACATCAGCGACCTTGAGGCAAAACTGGAACAGGCACGCAACAAACACAAGGTGCTGGTACAGCGTCACACGCGTGCCCAGAAATCCCACCAGGCGCAGAGCAACATCCGCAAGGTCAATACCAAGACTGCGATGATGAAGTTTGACAAGTTTGAGCAGCGCATCGAGCGCATGGAAGCTGATGCGGATCTGGTCAACTACGGTGTCAAACCGTCCATCGACGACAGTTTTTCTGCACTGGAACGTGACGAGGAGATTGAAAAACAGTTGGCTGCGCTGAAAGAGAAAAAAAATCCGACCCAAAACTGA